GCGCCTCGCGCTTCGCGCAGAGCGCGGCCCAGGCCCCGGCCGTGACCTATGTGCTGACGGCGCAGGACATCACCCATCTGGGCCTGCGCAGCCTGGCCGACGTGCTGCGCAGCCTGCCCGGCCTCTATGTCAGCAGCGACAGCCAGTTCAGCTTCGTCTCGGCGCGCGGCCTGGGCCGGGCCGGCGAGTACAACTCGCGCCTGCTGGTGTTGCTGGACGGCATGCGCCTGAACGAGAACATCCTGGATGCGGCCCAGGTCGGGCGCGACGGGGTGGTGGACATCGCGCTGATCGAGCGGGTCGAGTTCACGCCCGGCCCCGGTGCCTCGGTCTATGGCAACAACGCCTTCTTCGGCGTGATCCATATCGTCACCAAGCGCGCCGACCGGCTGCAGGGCCTGCAGCTGCGCTACAGCCAGGCCTCCAGCTCCGAGCGCAATGCCTCGCTGACCCTGGGCCGGCGCGGCGACAGCGGGAGCGAGGCCTGGCTGAGCCTGTCGGGCTTCGAGCAGCATCGCATGCACGAGGTGGTGCCGCCACCGCCGTCGGCGCTGGCGGCGCGCTTTCGCGAGCTGGACCATGACCGCGGCGCGCGGCTGCAGGCCGGGCTGTCCTGGCGCGGCGTCAATCTGCGCCTGGGCAGCAGCGAGCGCCTGCGCGGCCTGCCGGTGCCGGTCTCGCCGCTGCAGCCGGACCGGCTGGAACCGGCGCGCGACCTGACCCGCAGCCATTTCGCCCAGCTGAGCCTGGAGCGCAGCCTGAACGAGGACTGGGACCTCTATGCGGCCGGCGCGCTGCAGCGCTCGCTCTACCGCAGCAGTTCGCCCTATGTGGCCGACGAGGCCTTGAATCAGCTGGCGATCTATCGCAACCAGTTCCTCGGCCGCTGGGGCCAGTTGCACCTGCGCCTGGGCTACCAGGGCCTGGACGGGCATTACCTGAGCCTGGGCCTGGAGCATCAGCACGACGCGGCGCAGCACATCTGGGTCGGCACCCTGGGCCAGCGGCCGCAGGTCGATCGCGACGGCAGCGACCGCCGCCTGGGCCTGTTCATCCAGGACGAATGGCGACCGGCGCCGCGCCATACCCTGGTGCTGGGCCTGCGCCATGACCGCAGCGACACCGCCGGCAGCAGCCTGAACCCGCGCCTGGCCTGGGTCTGGAGCCCGGCGGCCGAGACCGGGTTGAAGCTGCTCTACGGCAGCGCCTACCGCGGCGCCAATCGCAGCGAGATCGGCCTCAACGAGGAGCAGGGCGTGGCGGCGCCGCGCGCCGAGCAGGTGCGCAGCCTGGAGCTGGCGCTGGACCAGGGCCTGCGCGAGCATTGGCGGCTGCGCGCCTCGCTGTACCTGAGCCGCATCAGCGGGTTGATCCGGCTCAGCCCTGAGAACCCGGTCTTCGAGAACAGCGCGCGGCTGCTGAGCCGCGGCATCGAACTGGGTCTGGACGGGCGTTGGGCCGGTGGTGCCGAGCTGTCGGTCAGCCTGAGCCTGAACCATCATCGCAGCGACGCCGCCACCGACCGGCTGAACACCCAGCCGCGCGGCCTGCTGAAGCTGCATGCCAGCCGGCCGCTCGGGCCGCTGCGCCTGTCCGGCCAATGGCTGGCCGCCAGTGGGCGGCGCGTGCTGGGCGAACGCCAGGGCGGCTATGGCCTCGTCAATCTGCAGCTGCTGTGGCAGGCCGATGCCCGCAGCGAGCTGGCCCTGGGCCTGTACAACGCCGGCGACAAGCGCGTCGCCGAGTTCACCCAAGCCGGCAGCCTGCTGCCGCTGCGCCAGGAGGGTCGGGTCTTGCGCCTGAGCCTGAGCCGGCGCTTCGGATCATGAGGCGCAAGGCTTCATCCTGGTGGCTTGTCTGGCTGCTGCTGGCGCCGGCCGCCGCTGCGGCCGAGCCGCTGCCGGAGGAGGCGCGGCTGAAGGCCGCCTTCATCTACCGCTTCGCCCAGTTCACCGACTGGCCGCCGCCGCCGCTGCGCGGCTTCGTGCTGTGCCTGGCCGGGGCCTCGCCGGAGCTGGCCAGCGCGTTGCGCGAGCAGGCCCAGCGGCCCTGGGGCGGCTTCACGCCGGAGCTGCAGCTGCCCGAGCGGCCCGAGCAGGCGCGCCATTGCCAGCTGCTGGTGCTGGGCGGGCTGACGCGCGACGAGCTGCGCCGCTGGGTGCAGGCGCTGGGTGCCAGCCCGGTGCTGCTGGTGGCCGACAGCCCCGAGGCCTTCCGCGCCGGGGCCGACATCGGCCTGATCCAGGAGCCGAACAGCCTGGCCTTTCGCGTCAACCTGAGCGAGAGCCGGCGCCGCGGCCTGGTGCTGAGTTCGCAGATGCTGAAGCTGGCGCGCGAGGTCAGGTAAAGGCCGCCAGCAGCCGCTCCAGCGCCACCATGAAGGGCGTCTGCATCAGCGGCAGGGTCGCGACCATGCCGACCAGGCCGATGCTGACGGTCAGCGGGAAGCCGACCGAGAACACATTGATCTGCGGCGCGACGCGCGAGATCACGCCCAGCACCAGATTCACGAACATCAGCATCGTGATCAGCGGCAGCGCGATCCACAGGCCGATGCGGAAGATCTCGGCGCCCCAGGTCTGAGGCTGCGCCGCGCGCAGGAAGGCGAAGGGCTCCTGGCCGACCGGGAAGGCGTGGAAACTCTGCACCAGCGCGTTGATCAGCAGCAGATGGCCGTTGATCGCGATGAAGAGGAAGGCCACCATCGAGCCGAAGAAGCGCGCGCTGGCCGTGCCCTGGCTGCCGGTCGCGGGGTCGAAGAAACCGGCGAAGTTCAAACCCATCTGCAGCCCGATCAGCTCGCCGGCGAATTCCAGCGAGGCGAACACCAGGCGCACCGCGAAGCCCATCGCCAGCCCGATCAACAGCTGCTGCGCCAGCAGCAGGAGCAGCAGCGGCGGCGAATCCAGCGGCACCACCGGCATCGCCGGCAGCGAGGGCTGGGCCGCCAGCGCGATGAAGATCGCCAGCCCGACGCGCACCCGCATCGGCACATTGCGCTGGCTGAAGATCGGCATGCCGGCGAACAGCGCCAGGATGCGCACCGTCGGCCACAGCAGCGGCGTCAACCACTGCAGCAGCTGGGCCTCCGTGAAGGAAAACACTAGCCCACGACCTGAGGAATGGTCTGCAAGGTGCGCTGGATGTACTCGACCAGGGTGGTCACCATCCAGGGCCCGGCCACTGCCAGCACCAGCACCGCGGCGACCACCTTGGGCACGAAGGACAGGGTGGCCTCGTTGATCTGGGTCGCGGCCTGGAACACGCTGACCAGCACGCCGACCGCCAGCACGACGATCAGGATCGGGGCGGCCACCATCAGCAGCATGTACAGGCCCTGCTGGCCGAAGGTGAAGACTTGTTGGGCATCCATCGGATCGCTTCCTCTTCTATTGGGCGAAGCTGGCGGCCAGCGAACCCAGCAGCAGGTTCCAGCCATCGGCCAGCACGAACAGCATCAGCTTGAAGGGCAGGGCCACCAGCACCGGCGACAGCATCATCATCCCCAGGCTCATCAGCACGCTGGAGACGATCATGTCGATCACCAGGAAGGGGATGAAGATCAGGAAGGCGATCTGGAAGGCCGACTTCAGCTCACTGGTGACGAAGGCCGGCACCAGCACGCGAAAGGGCACGGCCTCCGGCTTGACCTCGCCTTCCAGCTTGGCCAGGCGCGAGAACAGCGCGACATCGGACTGGCGGGTCTGCTTCAGCATGAAGCCGCGCATCGGCACCTCGGCGCGCTTGAGCGCCTCGTCGAAGCCGATCTGGCCGGTGGAGTAGGGCTGCCAGGCCTCGGCATAGACCTTGTCCAGGGTGGGGCTCATCACGAAGAAGGTCAGGAACAGGGACAGGCCGATGATCACCTGGTTCGGCGGCGCGGCCTGAGTGCCCAGCGCCTGGCGCATCAGCGACAGCACGATCACGATGCGGGTGAAGCCCGTCATCATCAGCAGCACCGCGGGCAGGAAGCCCAGCGCGGTGAAGAACAGCAGGGTCTGGATCGGCACCGAGTAGCTGCTGCCACCGGCGCCCTGGCCGATGATCAGCGGCAGGCTGGCCGGCGCGCCGGCCTGCTGCGCTAAAGCGCCGAAAGAAACGGCCGACAACACCGACAGGGCCAGGCCTTGAGCGACGCGGCGCGAAGGCGCGAACGAAGACAACTCAAGGCGCACGATGCTGGTCCTCCGCGCCACCACCGCCATCCTTGCGCAGCTTGGCTCTGAGCAGTTGGGCGAAGGCCGGTACCGCCAGCGGTGCCGCGGCCGTGCCTTCGGGCTGCGGCGGCATCACATGCAGGGTGCTGATCTGCTGGGCGGTGACGCCCAGCACCAGCCAGCGGCGGTCCTCGCCCTGGCCGACCTCGACGGTCAGCAGGCGCTGGTTGGGCGCGATCTGCAGCATCGCGACGGTGCGCATCTGGCCCTGGGCGCCGGCGCCGCCCAGCGGGGTGCGCTTGAGCAGCCACAGCAGGGCCGGGATCAACGCCAGGATGGCGACGAACCAGAGAAGGGGCAGGAGGTTGTTATTGCTCATGGCCCGGCCATTCTGGGCCGGGCAGGGGGAGGGCAATCGCCGGTGAAAGCGGCGATTTCCGTCTCAGGTCAGGCCTTCGAGAGGCGGCGCATGCGCTCCGAGGGCGTGACGATGTCGGTCAGGCGGATGCCGAACTTGTCGTTCACCACCACCACCTCGCCCTGGGCGATCAGGTAGCCGTTGACCAGCACGTCCATCGGCTCGCCGGCCAGCGCATCCAGCTCCACCACCGAGCCCTGGGCCAGCTGCAGGATGTTCTTGATCGGGATGCGGGTGCGGCCCAGTTCCACGGTCAGCTGGACCGGGATGTCCAGGATCATGTTGATGTCGCTGCCCGGCGCATTGCTGGGCGTCGGCGTGAAGTTCGCGAAGCTGGCGGGGGCCACCTGCTCGGCCGCGCTCTGCACTTCCTCGGCCACCTCGGCGGGTTTGGCTTCGGCCAGCGCCGCGGCCCATTCGGCCGCCATCGCGTCCTGTTCGTCTTGAGATGGGGTGTCAGGTGACATCACGGGCTCCCAGCCAGCCCGCATCGGGGGCGGTCAGCATCTTGTCTACTTTCAGGGCGTACTTGCCGTTCGAGGTGCCGTAATGGCAGTCGAACACCGGCACGCCATCGATCTTGGCCTTGATCACTTGTTCCAGATCCAGCTCGATGAAATCACCGGGCTTGAAGGCCAGCAGCTGCTCGACGGTGGCCGGGGCATGGCCCAGCTCGGCCACGATCTCGACCTCGGCGGCCTGGATCTGGTGCTTCAGCAGGTTGACCCAGCGGCGGTCCGGCTCGGTGGAATCGCCCACCGTGGTCGAGTAGAGCACGTCGCGGATCGGCTCCAGGGTCGAGTACGGAATGCAGAAATACACCGTGCCGCTGGTCTCGCCGATCTCCAGGGTGAAGCTGGTCGAGACGACGATCTCGCTGGGCGTGGCGATATTGGCGAACTGGGGCTGCATCTCCGAGCGCTGGTAGTCCAGCTCCAGCGGATAGACGCCCTTCCAGGCCTTCTGGTATTCGGTCGTGATCACCTCGACCAGGCGCAGGATCACGCGCTGCTCGGTGGCGGAGAAATCGCGGCCCTCGATGCGGGCGTGGAACTTGCCGATGCCGCCGAACAGCGAATCGATCACCGCGAACACCAGGGTCGGGTCGCAGACGATCAGCCCGGAGCCGCGCAGCGGCTTGACCGAGACGATGTTGAAGTTGGTCGGCACCACGATCTCGCGCAGGAAGGCCGAGTACTTCTGCACCTTGATGCCGCCGATCGCGACCTCGGGGCTCTTGCGGATGAAGTTGAACAGCCCGACGCGGATATTGCGTGCGAAACGCTCGTTGATGATCTCCATCGTGGGCATGCGCCCACGCACGATGCGTTCCTGGCTCGCCAGGTTGTAGTCGCGTATGCCCCCGACCTGCTCCTCTTCCGCCTCGAGCTTCTGGCTCTCGCCGGTTATGCCTTGCAGCAGGGCATCGACTTCGTCTTGCGAAAGGATCTGCTGGTTCATTGCACGATGAAGCTGGAGAACAGCACATTGGTGACCGGGCTCTGGACCTGGCGGCGCTTTTTCTTCTTCTTTTTCGGCGCGTCGCTGGCCTCGTCCTCATCCTCGTCGTCGAGCTCGATGCCCATCGGGCGCACCGACTCGCGCATGATCTCGCGCGCCAGCTTTTCCTTGCCCTCACGCGACAGCAGCTCGGCCGAGGTCTTGTAGGACAGCACCATCAGCACATTGCTGCGGATCGCCGGCATGTACGCCTTCAGCTGCTCGGCGAACTTGGCGTCCACCACCTCCAGAGTCACGCCGACCTGGGCGAAGCGGTCCACTTCCTTGTCGGCGAGGTTGACCGTGAAGGGGTCCAGCGGCACGAACACCGGCGGCGTGCCGGGCTTGGCCGCGGCATGGCTGACCGGCGCCTCGGCATGGCCGTCCTCGCCGTCCTCGCTCGCCGGCTTCTTCTTCAACAGCAGCAGGGCCGCGCCGCCGCCCAGCACCAGCAGCAGGACGACCACCAGGATGATGACGAGCTTCTTCTTGCCCCCGCCCGCGGGGGCCGCATCCGAAGCGGCGGCTGTTGCCATAAAGGGACTCCTTGATCAGCGGGCGGTCGGGCGCAGCATCGTCGCGCACGCACCGCCAATGCCTGCCATTATTGGGAATTCCGGCCCGTCCCAAGCATAGAAAAGCCGCGGATAAGCGTCCATGTTTCTCAGGCGTAAAGGTCCACGACGCCGCGGGCACGCGGTGCGGGCCGAGCGGCGGCCGCGGCCGGCTGGCCGAGCGGGTCGTTGGCCTCGGCGCCGGCGTTGTTGCGGCGGCCCGAGTTCGAGCCGTCGCCGGCCTGCGGCTGCTGCTGTTGAGCGTCGCGCGGCTGCTGGAACACGCCGCCGCCGGACAGGGTCAGGCCGTTCTCGCGCAGCGCGCTGGCCAGTTCGGGCAGGCCGCGCTCCAGCACCGCGCGGGTATCGGCCTGCTCGCTGTGGAAGGAGATCTGGGCCTGCTGGCCGTCGACCACGATCTGGATCTGCACCGGCCCCATCTCGGCCGGGTTGAGGTGCAGTTCGGCCTGCTGCACGCCATCGGCCGCCAGCACGCTGATGCGGGCCGCCATCTCGGGCGCGAACTCGGGGCTGTAGAGCGGCTGGGCCAGTTCCACCGCGCGCGGTGTCGGCGGCGCGCCGTTGTTGCCGTTCTCGGCGATCGCACCGGCGTGCCGCGCGGCCAGCAGGGCCTCGGCACCCTGCGGCAGGGTGGGCGTGGCCTGCTGGGCCTGTTCCAGCCGGGCTGCAAAGCTGTCCGCGCCGACAGCCGTCGCCGCCGCCTTGCCGCTGGCCGCGTCGGCCGGCGTTTCGCCCGCCTTGCGCGGGGAGGCTGCGGTGGCGCGCGCATCGGCCTTGTCGGCGGGCGCGGGGCTAGCGGCGGGATTCTTGCCGTCCAGCGCCACCGGGCCGGCGCGGCCGGTCGCGGCCGGATCGGCGGCGGCCGTTGTTGCATCTTCTGGCGTGGCGGCGGGAGCGCGGGCATCACCGGCGGCCTGCGGCAGCAGGCGGGCGTCCGGTGCGGGCGTCGGGCTCGTGGTCTGGGCCGGGTCGGCCGAGGCGGTGGCCGGCGGCAGCCAGGCGGCGGTCTCGGTCGTCGTCTCGGCGCTCACCGGCGGCTTGGCGGCATCGGTGCTGGCGGGCGATGGCGTGGCCGCGTCGCCGTCGGCCGCGGCCTTCTTGCGGCCAGCTTCGCTGCGGCCAGCATCCGCCGCCACTTCGCCGGTGCGGGCCGGTGCGGCCTCGGCCGTCTTGGTCTTTGTAGCGCCGTCCTGGGCCTTGGCGCCGGGCTGCTGCGCGGACGCATTGGGGCGCGCAGCGGGCGGGCGCTGCGGCTGGACGACGGCGCGCGGCGGCGGGCTGTCCGGCTGCTGCGCGGGGGGCTGCTGGGGCGTCGCGGCCTTGGGCGGCTGGGCCGGTGCGGCGGGCGGCGTTGGCGGTGTTTGCGGCGGTGCCGCGACGACGTTGTCGCGCAGCAGGGCCGAGAAGCTGGGCAGGCCGCTGGGTTCGGGCAGGCCGCCGGCCGGGCCGCCGGGCAGGGGATTGCCGCGCTTGGCGAGGCCGGAGAGCAGGGTGTTGGCGGAGAGGCTGGTCATGGCGGGGCGGACCTGGGGCGCTTCAGGCGCTGACGCGCATGAAAGGGTTCATCTGGGCCAGCGCGGCGCGGGCGGCCTGTTCGTCGGTGACCTTCTGCTCGCGGCGCAGCGCGCTGCGCAGCAGCTCATGCTGGCGGCGCTCCAGCAGCTTGCGCACCGAGGCGACGCGCAGCTCCAGCTCCTTCAGCACCGCGCGGGCGCGCTCGACGCGCTGGTCGGCGAAGCGGCTGACCGAACCCTGCTGGTCGATCGCCTGGTCCAGGCGCTGACCGAAGTTCTGGTAATGGCCGACGATGTCGATGGTGGTGCGCTGCGTGAACTGCTGCGTCCAGCGCTGCTGGTACTGATGTCGGTACTCGCCCAACTGGTCGGCCTGGGCGCGCGCGGCGTCGGCCTGGCGTTGCAGCTCCTGCAGCTGCGACAGGGCGGTGTCGCGCTCGGCCTCGGCGCGCTCCAGCAGGATGGTCAGGGCTTGGGTGCTCATGAGGGGGCTCTCCGTAATTCGCTTATCGGCCGATTTCAGGAATGATTGACCACCGCGCTCAGCTGGCCGACGCTGGCCTCCAGGGTCGCGGGGGTATGCATGTCCTGTTGCAGCAGGCGGTTCATGTCGGTGTGCAGGCGCACGGCCAGGTCCAGTTCATGGTCATGGCCGCTCTGGTAGGCGCCGAGCTGGATCAGGTCGCGCGCCTTGTTGTACTTGGCGAGGAGCTGGCGGAAACGCCGCGCCGACTCCAGATGGCCCTGCGGCGCGACATTGCTCATCACCCGCGAGATCGAGCGCTCGATGTCGATCGCCGGGTAATGGCCGGCCTCGGCCAGCTCGCGCGACAGCACGATATGGCCATCGAGAATCCCGCGCGCCGCGTCGGCGATCGGGTCCTGCTGGTCGTCGCCCTCGCTCAGCACGGTGTAGAAGGCGGTGATCGAACCCTCGCCGGCCAGGCCGTTGCCGCTGCGCTCGACCAGTTGGGGCAGCTTGGCGAAGCAGCTGGGCGGATAGCCCTTGGTGGCCGGCGGCTCGCCGATCGCCAGCGCGATCTCGCGCTGAGCCATCGCGTAGCGGGTCAGCGAATCCATCAGCAGCAGCACATGCTGGCCCTTGTCGCGGAAATGCTCGGCGATCGCGGTGGCGTAGGTCGCGCCCTGCATGCGCACCAGCGGCGGCGCATCGGCCGGCGCGGCCACGACGACCGAGCGCTGGATGCCTTCCTCGCCGAGGATGTCCTCGATGAATTCCTTGACCTCGCGGCCGCGCTCGCCGATCAGGCCGACCACGATCACGTCGGCCTGGGTGTAGCGGGCCATCATGCCCAGCAGCACCGATTTGCCGACGCCGGTGCCGGCGAACAGGCCCAGGCGCTGGCCGCGGCCGACGGTCAGCATCGCGTTGATCGAGCGCACGCCGGTGTCCAGCGGGGTGCGCACCGGATCGCGGTCCATCGCATTGATCGGGCGGCGGATCATCGGCTCGTCGTGCACGCCCTCCAGCGGGCCGCGGCGGTCGATCGGGTGGCCATGCGAATCGACCACACGGCCCAGCAGACCGTCGCCCATCGGCAGGCGCAGGCCGCGGTCCTCGTCGCGGCGCCAGGGATGTTGCGGCTTGCCCAGCTGCGGCGCGCGCGGCGGCGTGAAGCGCGGCAGCACCAGGGCGCCGCTGGCCAGGCCGGTGACCTCGTCGGTCGGCATCAGGTAGGCGCGGTCGCCGGAGAAGCCGACCACCTCGGCCTTGACCGGCGGGCTGCCGCGGCGCGAGCTGTTGCCGACGCGCGGTGCATGGATCTCGCAGACCGAGCCGACCGGCACCTTGACGCCGGTGGCCTCCAGCACCAGGCCGGCGACGCGCACCAGCTTGCCCTGCGACTCCAGCGCCACCGGTGTGGCGGCGAAGGCCTGCAGGTCGTCCAGGTAGCGGGTCCAGCGTTCGCGGCGGCTTTCCATGTTGCTCAGGCCTCCGGCTCGTTGTCGGCGCCGGCGCGGCGGTCCTGCCACAGCGACTGCTGGCCCATCGCGGTCGTGACCTGTTGCCAGCGCGCGGCGATCGTCGCGTCGACGCTGCCGATGTCGGACTCGACCTTGCAGCCGCCGCGCGGCACCTCGGGGTCGGGCAGCACCTGGGCCTCGCGCGCCTTCATCTCCTCGCCGGCGCCGTCCAGCACCAGCGGCAGGTCGGCCGGGTTGACGCGCACGCGGACATGGCGGGCCGACAGCTGCAGCGCCTCGACCGCGTCATGCGCGACCCGGGCGATCACCTCGGGGCGCTGCTCCAGCTCGCTGCGCACGACCTGGCGCGCCAGCTCGACCGCCATGCTGGCCAGCGCCTGGCTCATCTGTTCTTCCAGTTCGCGGAACTCGGTGTCGAAGCTCTGCACCAGACCGCCCAGCTGGGCGCTCATCTGCTGGGCGAAGCTCTTCTTGAAGGCATCCAGCGCGGCCATGCCGTCGCGGTAGCCGTCCTGGTAGCCGGACTGGCGGGCGGCATGCAGCAGCTCGTCGATCTGCGGCTCGGGCGCGGCGGCCACTTCGGGCTCGGGGGCCGGCGGGGCGGGCGGGGCCGGCGCGAAGATCGGCGGGCGCCGGTCGGGCGCGCCGTGCAGGGCGTCGGGGCTCCAGGCGGCGAAGTCGGACAGCTCCTCGCGCGGAATGAAGCGGCTGTAGGTGCCGCGGCGCTCCTCGCCGGTGCGGCGCTCCGGCGGCGGGACCTGGCGGGGGGGGGGACGGTTGGCCATCGCGCTGCTTCAGCCTCAGAGGAACTGGTCGTCGCCGCCGCCGGCCAGCATGATCTGACCCTCGTCGACCAGGCGGCGCACGATCTTGAGCATTTCCTTCTGCTCGCTCTCGACCTCGGACAGGCGCACCGGGCCGCGCGACTCCAGGTCCTCGCGCAGGGTCTCGGCGGCGCGGCTGGACATGTTGCGGAAGACCTTCTCGCGCAGCTCGGGGCCGGCGCCCTTGAGGGCCACGACCAGCGATTCGCTCTGCACCTCCTTGAGCACGGCCTGGATGCCGCGGTCGTCGATCTTCTCCAGATCCTCGAAGGTGAACATGTTGTCCATGATCTTCTGGGCCAGGTCGGCATCGGCCTCGCGG
This genomic stretch from Roseateles sp. DAIF2 harbors:
- a CDS encoding flagellar biosynthetic protein FliO; the protein is MSNNNLLPLLWFVAILALIPALLWLLKRTPLGGAGAQGQMRTVAMLQIAPNQRLLTVEVGQGEDRRWLVLGVTAQQISTLHVMPPQPEGTAAAPLAVPAFAQLLRAKLRKDGGGGAEDQHRAP
- a CDS encoding FliH/SctL family protein, giving the protein MANRPPPRQVPPPERRTGEERRGTYSRFIPREELSDFAAWSPDALHGAPDRRPPIFAPAPPAPPAPEPEVAAAPEPQIDELLHAARQSGYQDGYRDGMAALDAFKKSFAQQMSAQLGGLVQSFDTEFRELEEQMSQALASMAVELARQVVRSELEQRPEVIARVAHDAVEALQLSARHVRVRVNPADLPLVLDGAGEEMKAREAQVLPDPEVPRGGCKVESDIGSVDATIAARWQQVTTAMGQQSLWQDRRAGADNEPEA
- the fliL gene encoding flagellar basal body-associated protein FliL, with amino-acid sequence MATAAASDAAPAGGGKKKLVIILVVVLLLVLGGGAALLLLKKKPASEDGEDGHAEAPVSHAAAKPGTPPVFVPLDPFTVNLADKEVDRFAQVGVTLEVVDAKFAEQLKAYMPAIRSNVLMVLSYKTSAELLSREGKEKLAREIMRESVRPMGIELDDEDEDEASDAPKKKKKKRRQVQSPVTNVLFSSFIVQ
- a CDS encoding TonB-dependent siderophore receptor, encoding MRARAYCIGLSLLAAAAARAGDPPSLEELLQKNLDQPSRQVEVSSASRFAQSAAQAPAVTYVLTAQDITHLGLRSLADVLRSLPGLYVSSDSQFSFVSARGLGRAGEYNSRLLVLLDGMRLNENILDAAQVGRDGVVDIALIERVEFTPGPGASVYGNNAFFGVIHIVTKRADRLQGLQLRYSQASSSERNASLTLGRRGDSGSEAWLSLSGFEQHRMHEVVPPPPSALAARFRELDHDRGARLQAGLSWRGVNLRLGSSERLRGLPVPVSPLQPDRLEPARDLTRSHFAQLSLERSLNEDWDLYAAGALQRSLYRSSSPYVADEALNQLAIYRNQFLGRWGQLHLRLGYQGLDGHYLSLGLEHQHDAAQHIWVGTLGQRPQVDRDGSDRRLGLFIQDEWRPAPRHTLVLGLRHDRSDTAGSSLNPRLAWVWSPAAETGLKLLYGSAYRGANRSEIGLNEEQGVAAPRAEQVRSLELALDQGLREHWRLRASLYLSRISGLIRLSPENPVFENSARLLSRGIELGLDGRWAGGAELSVSLSLNHHRSDAATDRLNTQPRGLLKLHASRPLGPLRLSGQWLAASGRRVLGERQGGYGLVNLQLLWQADARSELALGLYNAGDKRVAEFTQAGSLLPLRQEGRVLRLSLSRRFGS
- the fliM gene encoding flagellar motor switch protein FliM translates to MNQQILSQDEVDALLQGITGESQKLEAEEEQVGGIRDYNLASQERIVRGRMPTMEIINERFARNIRVGLFNFIRKSPEVAIGGIKVQKYSAFLREIVVPTNFNIVSVKPLRGSGLIVCDPTLVFAVIDSLFGGIGKFHARIEGRDFSATEQRVILRLVEVITTEYQKAWKGVYPLELDYQRSEMQPQFANIATPSEIVVSTSFTLEIGETSGTVYFCIPYSTLEPIRDVLYSTTVGDSTEPDRRWVNLLKHQIQAAEVEIVAELGHAPATVEQLLAFKPGDFIELDLEQVIKAKIDGVPVFDCHYGTSNGKYALKVDKMLTAPDAGWLGARDVT
- a CDS encoding flagellar hook-length control protein FliK, which codes for MTSLSANTLLSGLAKRGNPLPGGPAGGLPEPSGLPSFSALLRDNVVAAPPQTPPTPPAAPAQPPKAATPQQPPAQQPDSPPPRAVVQPQRPPAARPNASAQQPGAKAQDGATKTKTAEAAPARTGEVAADAGRSEAGRKKAAADGDAATPSPASTDAAKPPVSAETTTETAAWLPPATASADPAQTTSPTPAPDARLLPQAAGDARAPAATPEDATTAAADPAATGRAGPVALDGKNPAASPAPADKADARATAASPRKAGETPADAASGKAAATAVGADSFAARLEQAQQATPTLPQGAEALLAARHAGAIAENGNNGAPPTPRAVELAQPLYSPEFAPEMAARISVLAADGVQQAELHLNPAEMGPVQIQIVVDGQQAQISFHSEQADTRAVLERGLPELASALRENGLTLSGGGVFQQPRDAQQQQPQAGDGSNSGRRNNAGAEANDPLGQPAAAAARPAPRARGVVDLYA
- the fliI gene encoding flagellar protein export ATPase FliI encodes the protein MESRRERWTRYLDDLQAFAATPVALESQGKLVRVAGLVLEATGVKVPVGSVCEIHAPRVGNSSRRGSPPVKAEVVGFSGDRAYLMPTDEVTGLASGALVLPRFTPPRAPQLGKPQHPWRRDEDRGLRLPMGDGLLGRVVDSHGHPIDRRGPLEGVHDEPMIRRPINAMDRDPVRTPLDTGVRSINAMLTVGRGQRLGLFAGTGVGKSVLLGMMARYTQADVIVVGLIGERGREVKEFIEDILGEEGIQRSVVVAAPADAPPLVRMQGATYATAIAEHFRDKGQHVLLLMDSLTRYAMAQREIALAIGEPPATKGYPPSCFAKLPQLVERSGNGLAGEGSITAFYTVLSEGDDQQDPIADAARGILDGHIVLSRELAEAGHYPAIDIERSISRVMSNVAPQGHLESARRFRQLLAKYNKARDLIQLGAYQSGHDHELDLAVRLHTDMNRLLQQDMHTPATLEASVGQLSAVVNHS
- the fliQ gene encoding flagellar biosynthesis protein FliQ, whose protein sequence is MDAQQVFTFGQQGLYMLLMVAAPILIVVLAVGVLVSVFQAATQINEATLSFVPKVVAAVLVLAVAGPWMVTTLVEYIQRTLQTIPQVVG
- the fliR gene encoding flagellar biosynthetic protein FliR gives rise to the protein MFSFTEAQLLQWLTPLLWPTVRILALFAGMPIFSQRNVPMRVRVGLAIFIALAAQPSLPAMPVVPLDSPPLLLLLLAQQLLIGLAMGFAVRLVFASLEFAGELIGLQMGLNFAGFFDPATGSQGTASARFFGSMVAFLFIAINGHLLLINALVQSFHAFPVGQEPFAFLRAAQPQTWGAEIFRIGLWIALPLITMLMFVNLVLGVISRVAPQINVFSVGFPLTVSIGLVGMVATLPLMQTPFMVALERLLAAFT
- a CDS encoding YfiR family protein, with product MRRKASSWWLVWLLLAPAAAAAEPLPEEARLKAAFIYRFAQFTDWPPPPLRGFVLCLAGASPELASALREQAQRPWGGFTPELQLPERPEQARHCQLLVLGGLTRDELRRWVQALGASPVLLVADSPEAFRAGADIGLIQEPNSLAFRVNLSESRRRGLVLSSQMLKLAREVR
- the fliP gene encoding flagellar type III secretion system pore protein FliP (The bacterial flagellar biogenesis protein FliP forms a type III secretion system (T3SS)-type pore required for flagellar assembly.), yielding MSVLSAVSFGALAQQAGAPASLPLIIGQGAGGSSYSVPIQTLLFFTALGFLPAVLLMMTGFTRIVIVLSLMRQALGTQAAPPNQVIIGLSLFLTFFVMSPTLDKVYAEAWQPYSTGQIGFDEALKRAEVPMRGFMLKQTRQSDVALFSRLAKLEGEVKPEAVPFRVLVPAFVTSELKSAFQIAFLIFIPFLVIDMIVSSVLMSLGMMMLSPVLVALPFKLMLFVLADGWNLLLGSLAASFAQ
- the fliN gene encoding flagellar motor switch protein FliN; protein product: MSPDTPSQDEQDAMAAEWAAALAEAKPAEVAEEVQSAAEQVAPASFANFTPTPSNAPGSDINMILDIPVQLTVELGRTRIPIKNILQLAQGSVVELDALAGEPMDVLVNGYLIAQGEVVVVNDKFGIRLTDIVTPSERMRRLSKA
- the fliJ gene encoding flagellar export protein FliJ; protein product: MSTQALTILLERAEAERDTALSQLQELQRQADAARAQADQLGEYRHQYQQRWTQQFTQRTTIDIVGHYQNFGQRLDQAIDQQGSVSRFADQRVERARAVLKELELRVASVRKLLERRQHELLRSALRREQKVTDEQAARAALAQMNPFMRVSA